In Herpetosiphon gulosus, a genomic segment contains:
- a CDS encoding SAM-dependent methyltransferase has translation MQLTPENYHDQLIALALTDDFVRLTMSGAARAADLRWQRVVVRPVQLKQGRAWQAAYFDQRQNITKNYSIEQANSALSEIIAIPLSNITLETTSERIQVQRSKKGKVIISRARNQAAAPDLRHNHVKALPLPSDRPDVYLQKTGIMTNDGVIRASMSKKYTQINEFLRVFDELDLKSSPEQPLRILDAGCGSAYLTFAAYHYLVNIRGLAAVVIGVDSNEYLIDKCRAQAEELGYVDMQFIAMPLADWQPEQRPDVVFSLHACDTATDDALALAIRSQAQAILSVPCCHKHLTHQIQAEVLNPMLRHGSIRQRTADLVTDSLRAQLLRINGYRSEIIEFVDAEQTGKNLMIRAIRSKNPDSKAVAEYQALKQFWGVTPYLEQLLG, from the coding sequence ATGCAACTAACACCAGAAAATTATCACGACCAGTTGATCGCATTGGCGTTAACTGATGATTTTGTGCGTCTGACCATGAGTGGCGCTGCCCGTGCCGCCGATCTACGTTGGCAACGGGTGGTGGTGCGGCCTGTGCAATTGAAACAAGGTCGCGCTTGGCAAGCAGCCTATTTTGACCAGCGCCAAAATATCACCAAAAATTACTCAATCGAGCAAGCCAACAGCGCTCTCAGCGAGATTATCGCTATTCCGCTGAGCAATATTACGCTGGAAACCACCAGCGAGCGGATTCAAGTTCAACGCAGTAAAAAGGGCAAAGTCATTATTAGTCGGGCACGCAATCAAGCGGCAGCCCCAGATTTGCGCCATAATCATGTTAAAGCCCTGCCCTTGCCCAGCGACCGTCCTGATGTCTATTTGCAAAAAACGGGCATTATGACCAACGATGGGGTGATTCGTGCCAGCATGAGCAAAAAATACACCCAAATCAACGAATTTTTGCGGGTGTTCGATGAGCTTGATCTCAAGTCCAGCCCTGAGCAACCGTTGCGAATTCTTGATGCTGGCTGTGGCTCGGCTTATTTGACCTTTGCGGCCTATCATTATCTGGTCAACATTCGTGGCTTAGCAGCAGTGGTCATTGGAGTTGATTCAAACGAGTATTTAATTGATAAATGTCGTGCTCAAGCAGAAGAATTAGGCTATGTTGATATGCAATTTATCGCCATGCCCTTAGCCGATTGGCAGCCTGAGCAGCGGCCAGATGTGGTCTTTTCGTTGCATGCCTGCGATACAGCCACCGACGATGCCTTGGCTTTGGCGATTCGTAGCCAAGCCCAAGCAATTTTGAGCGTGCCATGTTGCCATAAACATCTGACTCATCAAATTCAAGCCGAGGTGCTCAACCCCATGTTACGCCATGGCAGCATTCGCCAGCGCACCGCCGATTTAGTTACCGACAGCCTGCGTGCCCAACTGTTGCGAATCAACGGCTATCGCAGTGAGATTATTGAGTTTGTTGATGCTGAACAGACTGGCAAGAATTTAATGATTCGGGCTATTCGTAGCAAAAATCCTGATTCTAAAGCCGTAGCCGAATATCAGGCACTTAAGCAATTTTGGGGTGTTACGCCCTATTTAGAGCAGTTGTTGGGGTAG
- a CDS encoding imelysin family protein, with amino-acid sequence MYRWLCALTLVAVLAGCGAETAPTTQPTQAPAAGDLGAIKTYLLGKTGDLITSTTALETASQRYYDLAKAANFDYATLWSGKQAEVGTALNDAKAAWLKSSPTYEQMEGIVAGVSNLADFDVTLDAGASAQEGGDSVVNYDLTLADGRTIAKPGNLFGVTESTLWGTYDAFRVTDVEADINGNGTLEFGEALPEANVLLAAAQKLKTTATELDTAAKAWEPTDTDAFSALVVMVPTMNEYFDSWKNSRFVAGDSSTQRDFVAISRLADIGDILGSLQVVYDSLSPKVAALDADQDRQIKTNLQALRDFVADVYKKEQNGQRFTGEEADLLGAEAQNRADAITGQVSQIAARLNVKISE; translated from the coding sequence ATGTATCGTTGGCTTTGTGCATTAACCCTTGTGGCAGTTCTCGCTGGCTGTGGCGCTGAAACTGCTCCTACCACTCAACCAACCCAAGCACCTGCTGCTGGCGACCTTGGGGCAATCAAGACCTATCTCTTGGGCAAAACTGGCGATTTGATCACCAGCACCACCGCTTTGGAAACCGCTAGTCAGCGCTATTATGATTTGGCCAAAGCTGCCAATTTTGATTATGCAACCCTCTGGAGTGGCAAACAAGCTGAAGTTGGCACTGCATTAAACGATGCCAAAGCCGCTTGGTTGAAATCCAGCCCTACCTACGAACAAATGGAAGGGATCGTTGCAGGCGTCAGCAATTTGGCCGATTTTGATGTGACGCTTGACGCTGGTGCTTCAGCACAAGAAGGCGGCGATAGCGTGGTTAATTATGATTTGACGTTGGCTGATGGCCGCACAATTGCCAAGCCTGGTAATTTGTTTGGCGTAACCGAAAGCACGCTCTGGGGCACTTACGATGCCTTCCGCGTTACCGATGTTGAAGCTGATATCAATGGCAATGGCACGCTAGAATTTGGCGAAGCCTTGCCCGAAGCCAATGTGCTGTTGGCCGCCGCCCAAAAGCTCAAAACCACCGCAACCGAGCTTGATACTGCTGCCAAGGCCTGGGAACCAACCGACACCGATGCATTTAGCGCTTTGGTGGTGATGGTGCCAACCATGAACGAATATTTCGATTCGTGGAAGAACTCGCGCTTTGTTGCTGGCGATAGCAGCACCCAACGCGATTTTGTGGCAATCTCACGCTTGGCCGATATTGGCGATATTTTGGGCAGTTTGCAAGTGGTGTATGATAGCCTTAGCCCCAAAGTTGCCGCCCTCGATGCCGACCAAGATCGCCAAATCAAAACTAATTTGCAAGCGTTGCGTGATTTTGTGGCCGATGTCTATAAAAAAGAGCAAAATGGTCAACGCTTTACAGGCGAGGAAGCCGATTTGCTTGGTGCTGAAGCTCAAAACCGTGCTGATGCAATTACGGGTCAAGTTAGCCAAATTGCTGCTCGCTTGAATGTTAAAATCAGCGAATAA
- a CDS encoding FTR1 family protein: MWLRRFLLALVVALLPWSAMAAEPSPAQASESVRSLLVQAQLILTNDPAKAQSLLNDAQALYDQALAKDLTNLAPQQATEISTRWADLTQALKNQDVAGFAQQRALLWTHLLKASYAIVGQAIDSGKPEQALQWLPVREFRNATRFSRPNGDAARAIEQWKQAAYSAADARTALDADLLDTYQAKLNESLRTLRSAAQKGNLIQQAEAGAAIQGYFAILEPAYRSQYPEQADTALVNAENLRQSALSNNQLEAAISTFEGSLSGFRAAPLSPAEQVRRAGQLRRFLSLVPVEYERGVRNGEVTLDLEIQEATTFRNGAAAAFSDLESLLIAIDPSKTQQVASDLRELETILTAAAQRTSVAEPDVVQAKVDHITTTLAEIMPADWQKSSLEGDFDVIASMLDQMENAVAGDQYDLAESARLEAYAVLESGPEARLIVFAPEYKAPIENLFWYGKDEFTGLAELIRQKASLSDIRASRQALDKQLDLAQDALGGSSTPEAVATSAAVIVFREGLEAVLILASLLASLKVGEQRGYRKPIWIGAGLAMLATALTWVLARGLINELIRRGDQEKIEAIVSLIAIAVLLLITNWFFHKVYWTGWMANFHAQKRRIIGGKAGLWLGLITLGFTSIYREGVETVLFLQALVLEASTQVVLAGVAMGLGGTALVGVLVFGLQAKLPHKKMLIVTGVMIGAVLLIMVGNTMHIMQLVGWMPLHPIRSLEIPYWANMWLGFYATWEGIAAQVAAGAFVIGSYVIAEHLQQRKTEVAVKRQSVTAK, from the coding sequence ATGTGGTTGCGTCGTTTTTTGCTGGCGTTGGTTGTCGCTTTATTGCCATGGTCGGCCATGGCAGCCGAACCATCACCAGCCCAAGCCAGCGAATCGGTGCGTTCGTTGCTGGTGCAAGCCCAATTGATTCTCACCAATGATCCTGCCAAAGCCCAAAGCCTACTCAATGATGCCCAAGCCTTGTATGATCAGGCACTGGCTAAAGATTTAACCAATTTAGCGCCCCAACAGGCTACTGAAATCAGCACACGCTGGGCCGATTTAACCCAAGCCTTGAAAAACCAAGATGTCGCCGGATTTGCCCAACAACGGGCTTTGCTCTGGACGCATTTGCTCAAAGCCAGTTATGCGATTGTTGGGCAAGCGATTGACAGCGGCAAGCCGGAGCAAGCACTACAATGGTTGCCAGTGCGCGAATTTCGCAATGCCACCCGTTTTTCGCGACCCAACGGCGATGCGGCTCGGGCAATCGAGCAATGGAAACAAGCAGCCTACAGCGCTGCCGATGCCCGCACTGCCCTTGATGCCGATTTGTTGGATACCTATCAAGCTAAACTGAATGAAAGTTTGCGCACCTTACGCAGTGCTGCCCAAAAAGGCAATTTAATTCAACAAGCCGAAGCTGGGGCAGCGATTCAAGGCTATTTCGCTATTTTAGAGCCAGCCTATCGTAGCCAATATCCCGAGCAGGCCGATACGGCTTTGGTCAATGCCGAAAACTTGCGCCAATCAGCGCTCAGCAACAACCAACTTGAAGCGGCAATTAGCACTTTTGAAGGCTCGCTAAGCGGTTTTCGGGCAGCGCCACTTAGCCCAGCCGAGCAAGTCCGCCGCGCTGGCCAATTACGCCGTTTCTTAAGTTTGGTTCCAGTTGAATATGAACGGGGCGTGCGCAACGGCGAAGTTACGCTGGATCTCGAAATTCAAGAGGCGACGACCTTTCGCAATGGCGCAGCCGCTGCCTTTAGCGATCTCGAAAGCCTTTTGATTGCAATTGATCCTAGTAAAACCCAACAAGTTGCCAGCGATCTGCGTGAGCTTGAAACGATTCTGACCGCTGCGGCCCAACGTACTAGCGTGGCCGAGCCAGATGTAGTTCAAGCCAAAGTCGATCATATCACCACAACCTTGGCCGAAATTATGCCCGCCGATTGGCAAAAATCCAGCCTTGAAGGCGATTTTGATGTGATCGCTTCGATGCTTGATCAGATGGAAAATGCGGTGGCTGGCGACCAATATGATTTGGCTGAATCGGCTCGTTTGGAAGCCTACGCTGTGTTGGAATCTGGCCCAGAAGCCCGTTTGATTGTATTTGCGCCTGAATATAAAGCGCCCATTGAAAACCTTTTTTGGTATGGCAAAGATGAGTTTACTGGCCTGGCCGAATTGATTCGCCAAAAAGCTTCGCTCAGTGATATTCGTGCTAGCCGCCAAGCCTTGGATAAACAATTAGATCTAGCTCAAGATGCGCTTGGTGGCTCTAGTACACCCGAAGCGGTGGCAACCAGCGCCGCCGTGATTGTGTTTCGCGAAGGCTTAGAGGCGGTGTTGATTTTGGCTTCGTTGTTGGCGAGCCTCAAAGTTGGTGAACAACGCGGCTATCGCAAACCAATTTGGATCGGCGCAGGCCTCGCTATGCTTGCGACAGCCCTAACGTGGGTGCTGGCTCGCGGCTTGATCAACGAACTAATTCGGCGTGGTGATCAAGAAAAGATCGAAGCGATTGTTTCATTAATTGCCATTGCCGTGCTGTTGTTAATTACCAACTGGTTTTTTCACAAAGTCTACTGGACGGGCTGGATGGCCAATTTTCATGCCCAAAAGCGCCGGATTATTGGTGGCAAGGCTGGGCTGTGGCTCGGTTTGATCACCTTGGGCTTTACCAGCATCTACCGCGAAGGCGTTGAAACTGTGCTCTTTTTGCAAGCGCTCGTGCTCGAAGCCAGTACCCAAGTGGTGTTAGCAGGTGTGGCCATGGGGCTTGGTGGCACAGCTTTGGTTGGCGTGCTGGTCTTTGGGCTGCAAGCCAAATTGCCGCACAAGAAGATGCTAATTGTAACTGGGGTGATGATTGGCGCAGTCTTGTTGATTATGGTTGGCAACACCATGCACATTATGCAATTGGTTGGTTGGATGCCGCTGCACCCAATTCGCAGCCTTGAAATCCCCTATTGGGCTAATATGTGGCTGGGCTTCTATGCGACATGGGAAGGCATTGCAGCCCAAGTTGCGGCTGGGGCATTCGTGATTGGCTCCTATGTGATTGCCGAGCACTTGCAGCAGCGCAAAACTGAGGTTGCCGTCAAACGCCAAAGCGTGACCGCCAAATAA
- a CDS encoding DoxX family protein has product MASINKLLDKPGFGIAILRIVVGFIFFMHGLDKFNGGIDGTAGFLSSLGIPAPTFMAILLIATELIGGIMLMLGLFTRYVAVAEAIAMVVALVTVHLDAGFSSREGGYEYVLALIAASVALVLLGSGSLALDNLLSPRLTGRQITARA; this is encoded by the coding sequence ATGGCAAGCATCAATAAACTACTCGATAAGCCAGGTTTTGGCATCGCCATTTTGCGGATTGTTGTTGGTTTTATTTTCTTTATGCACGGTTTGGATAAATTCAATGGCGGGATTGACGGAACTGCTGGCTTCTTGAGCAGCCTTGGAATTCCAGCGCCAACCTTTATGGCAATTTTGTTGATTGCAACGGAATTGATCGGCGGGATTATGTTGATGCTCGGCTTGTTTACTCGTTATGTTGCAGTGGCTGAAGCAATCGCTATGGTTGTGGCTTTGGTTACCGTGCACTTGGATGCTGGCTTCTCATCACGCGAAGGTGGCTACGAATATGTGTTGGCATTGATCGCTGCTAGCGTGGCTTTGGTGTTGCTTGGCTCAGGCTCATTGGCGCTCGACAACTTGCTCAGCCCACGCTTGACGGGCCGCCAAATTACTGCCCGCGCCTAA